Sequence from the Methanosarcina siciliae T4/M genome:
AAAAACCCTTGAATCCGAAACTCCTTTCTGGATCAGTTCCAGGGCTTTTGCTCTTGCGCTGTTAGCATTCTGCTGCTTTGTGGAAAGAATATTCTGGATTTCCACATTGTTCCTGTTTGAGGAGTTCTGCTTGAGATACTTCTCTATTTTCAGGTAGGACCTGATCTGGTCGATTAATTCGTCTTCCGGAAGAATGAAAAGCAGGGTGTCCGTTGAATCGATATTGCTTAAAGTATCGCCACTCAGGGACTGCTGGTTGCCTTTTTTACTATTATACTGGTCTGAAAGAGGGGTCAGGAATTTGATTGTAAGGTCTGCGCTCGAAACGATCTTCGCCCTGTCATCAATCGCTTTGTTAAACCTGTAGTCCTTATGGGAAGCCGGGCAGATCCCCTGTTTCTGCTCATAAAGCATCGTATGGATTTCTTCAAGGATCTGGTGTTCTTCGATTTCTACCCTTTTAATATCCTTATTGATCTCTTGTTCCTCATTTGTCAGGAAATAGTACTTGTCTTCGGACTTGTTTATCAGGGTCTGGTCTTCGAGTTTTCGCAGGGACTCAACGATTCTCTCTTTCAGTTTGATCTTGTCTTCGTCAACCGAGGAAATGGAAAGCACTATCAGGTTGTCGAGGTTCGGCTCAATTTCCGGAATGCTCCTGATCATAAACAGGATTTCCAGAAGTTCGCAGTCGTTGTCATTAAGAAAATCATTTTTTCGGGCATGGGAAATTGTTCTTGCGATAATCGGGTCAAGGAAGCCTTCAATAGTCTCGTAGAAGGCGTGGAAAGGAATCAGCATCCCTACATTATTCTCGCAGTAGTTCTCGGTCGACTCCTTAAAAGCGCTGAGCATCGACCTTTCTCCTTTTGCCAGGTGCTTGCCCGTAAACCCTGTTTCTCTGATCCTGTCAAAGACCTTCTGCACAAGGTTGAACTGGTAGGGGATAAAAGGATACACGTTTACAAAGTCATCTTCGTTTTTGTATACCTTTATTTCAGCCCGGTTTGAAAAAGCGAGCAGGTTCCTGAGTATTGTCTGCTTTTCAGCATAGTATGAAGACAGAACTTCCCTGTATTCCTCCTTTTTACTCAGGATCCTTTTCTTGATAACCTCGTCCACGTTAGCGCTGGTAAGTCCAAGCCTGGTGTTAAAACGTCCCTGGATCTTGGAAAAATCGTAACCTTTCACATGTTCCTTTGTAACAGTATCGATATCTGCCTGTGAAGTGACCGCAACCCAGGCTTTTCCCCTGAGTTTGGTCCCGAGTTCTTCCACAATGGTCTGGAGGTTGAGCATTAGCTCGCTGTTTTCTCCTATATACTGCCCCACTTCGTCCACCAGGAAAATAACCTGATGGTCTTTCCCCTTTGATTTGCAGTACTTATCGAGTTTCTTTGCAAATTTCTCAACACTAAAAGTATAGCCTGCTCCGTCGTTTTCAAACAGCCTGGTAGCAGCTTCCTTGCTCATGTGGCCGCAGTTTTCAAGGGCCTCTATGATATCGTCCTGCTCAAAACCATAGGTGACTCTTCTTTCTTCCCACGGCTCTCCGTTTACGCGCTCGAATTCGGTTTTAAATGCTTCATAAAGCCCTTTTTCTTCAAGGTCTTCTTCAAGGTCTGCGATCCAGAAAACATCTCCCAGATACCCTCTCATATCATTGAAAGCCCTCATGAAAATGTTTACAATCTGTTCATCGCCCTTGTTTGCAGTGTTTGCTTTGGAATCAATATTAAAAAGAATAACATCTTTAGTGCCTGTAGTAACGGCTTTTTCGATATTGGCAAAAATAGCAGGGTCTGTTATTTTTTCTCTGAAAAACTCGAGTGCTTTCTTTCCATGGACTTCTCTATTCGCCAGTAAATATGAAAGGATTTTGAGGAAATGTGATTTTCCTGAGCCGAAGAACCCTGAGATCCAGACCCCTATTTTGTCTGTGGGTTCATCAATTGCTGCAGCATAATTTCTGAAAAATGTATCAAAATGCTTTCGGGATTCCCCTGTAACCACATACTCATCAAGTTCGGTATAGACGCTCCTTTCGTCTTCCTGATCAACCTTTATTACCCCGTTGATATCCCTTCTGATATCTTTTTCAAATAAATCTTCTATTTTTATTTCTGTGGCTGTCATGTGTAGCACTCTGAATAAATATTAGTTTGAATTGAGTTTTTGTGTGAATCCGTGTGAATTAAATTTAATATTCTGGATGTTATCTTAAAACCTAAAACTCCCCATAGGGTAATCCCGAGCAAATTTCTAAAATTTACATTGCCTCTGGCATTAAGCGGAAAGCTCTGTAGTAGTTCTTGCTTTTGAATTCTCCAAATAAGCTCAGGTCAAGTCCACTGAATTTCCCAGGATAAAACATCACAAGAGGCTTTTTGCCTGTAATGGAATGAAGGTTATTAAGGACGGAATGAGCTCTGACCATAGGCCATGCATTTCCCACTCCTGTCAGGAAAATAATGTTATAGTCTCCTTGAAGTCTCTCGGAGATTTCTTTTTTTGTGGCTTCCTGGTTAAGAATTAGTCTTATTTTCTCCAATAAGGCATCCGAACCTTTTTTCATTTCAAACTGGGTTATTTTTTCATCGCTAAGCTTCTGACTTAGTATTTTGAGACACAGATCGTACAGGTTAATCTCAATTATTTTGACAGAATATTTGGATTCAAAGTTTGTGACCATCTTTTCAATTGTGTCCCTGACTAAAAGTTCTTTTTCAGGCTCATAATCAAATATCCAGTATGGGATCTCGTTTCCCAGCCCCTTACATTCCAGAAAATCCTTTGTTTTTATTTTTTCTTTAAAGAGTTCCAGACGCTCTTCAAGTTTCATAATTTTAGAATACAGCACTATCTATAAATCGGTTATTATTTTCAGCCAGTAAAGCCTATCATTGGTTGCTTTAATCTCAAAGCTTTTTTAAGTCAAACATTTTTTGTCTGTTAGCTAAATCTCTTTGGTCCAAGACTTAGTTGTCATCGCTGGAATCGGGCCAGTTTCTTGGGAAAAATCGTAACAAAGGTTGTATTATGCTCAAAATTCCTAAATACGAGTCAATCAGATCCCAATTGGTTGATTTTCCCTTATAATCTGCCTCTTCAAGTGTCGTAACTCAGAAAAAACCGCAAATAAGATTTAAGATATTGAACAAAAAAGTAAAATAGCAATAATAGAAAAGATTATTATATTTTAATGCGGGAGAAGGGATTCGAACCCCTGAACGTCTGC
This genomic interval carries:
- the brxC gene encoding BREX system P-loop protein BrxC, translated to MTATEIKIEDLFEKDIRRDINGVIKVDQEDERSVYTELDEYVVTGESRKHFDTFFRNYAAAIDEPTDKIGVWISGFFGSGKSHFLKILSYLLANREVHGKKALEFFREKITDPAIFANIEKAVTTGTKDVILFNIDSKANTANKGDEQIVNIFMRAFNDMRGYLGDVFWIADLEEDLEEKGLYEAFKTEFERVNGEPWEERRVTYGFEQDDIIEALENCGHMSKEAATRLFENDGAGYTFSVEKFAKKLDKYCKSKGKDHQVIFLVDEVGQYIGENSELMLNLQTIVEELGTKLRGKAWVAVTSQADIDTVTKEHVKGYDFSKIQGRFNTRLGLTSANVDEVIKKRILSKKEEYREVLSSYYAEKQTILRNLLAFSNRAEIKVYKNEDDFVNVYPFIPYQFNLVQKVFDRIRETGFTGKHLAKGERSMLSAFKESTENYCENNVGMLIPFHAFYETIEGFLDPIIARTISHARKNDFLNDNDCELLEILFMIRSIPEIEPNLDNLIVLSISSVDEDKIKLKERIVESLRKLEDQTLINKSEDKYYFLTNEEQEINKDIKRVEIEEHQILEEIHTMLYEQKQGICPASHKDYRFNKAIDDRAKIVSSADLTIKFLTPLSDQYNSKKGNQQSLSGDTLSNIDSTDTLLFILPEDELIDQIRSYLKIEKYLKQNSSNRNNVEIQNILSTKQQNANSARAKALELIQKGVSDSRVFVDNKEVIPEKSSPKERIKEGLDLLIQNVYNKAGYVTKDYENDSEVLRVLRSDDLEKFGVEGSDINRLALKEMLDYIRLKHGRSGRVLLSDLKERFTKKPYGWKEMTISGLVAVLYIREEIKLRYQSEYLFNDANATAKHLTRRDEADKLVMEIREKTGEEDLRAVKKILSDLFEKLSLPEKEGELYEKVRGTFTDELSVLQKIEGRYEEEASFPGRKQIEAYRKFLKELTENSDPSAFFRTVASRKTEFEELHYDAEPVKNFFSGSQVEIFRRLAHKYRDYSRNIQFLSEETRADIEEVNRILNLEEPYSQIRQLPMLEKKIEASIQEALSSRKKEIRENLDAVTKELERELSDGIFSDDFKETVLRLFNVIERTIEDAEDCALVQSQVQIINSQRVEAYRQIDLERQTIREEKKRKESWISREGQENPYKTNTESPDNPGTKHVDREKEIETKPVPPAVPSRTTEVINNMSFFRSRKTLENEADIEEYVTELREKLLEILKEKNIRV
- a CDS encoding DUF1788 domain-containing protein — encoded protein: MKLEERLELFKEKIKTKDFLECKGLGNEIPYWIFDYEPEKELLVRDTIEKMVTNFESKYSVKIIEINLYDLCLKILSQKLSDEKITQFEMKKGSDALLEKIRLILNQEATKKEISERLQGDYNIIFLTGVGNAWPMVRAHSVLNNLHSITGKKPLVMFYPGKFSGLDLSLFGEFKSKNYYRAFRLMPEAM